One segment of Proteus appendicitidis DNA contains the following:
- the argH gene encoding argininosuccinate lyase — protein MALWGGRFSQEADQRFKQFNDSLRFDFRLAQQDIFGSVAWSKALVTVGVLSQDEQAQLEQALNELSEEVTANPQSILQSDAEDIHSWVESKLIAKVGDLGKKLHTGRSRNDQVATDLKLWCKEEVIHLRQAIVELQKALVITAEQNQNAVMPGYTHLQRAQPVTFAHWCLAYNEMLARDESRLADALKRLDVSPLGCGALAGTAYDIDREQLAEWLGFASATNNSLDSVSDRDHVLELLSSAAIGMVHLSRFAEDLIFFNSGEAGFIELSDKVTSGSSLMPQKKNPDALELIRGKCGRVQGALTGMMMTLKGLPLAYNKDMQEDKEGLFDAIDTWSDCLHMATLVLDGLQIRRSRCEEAAKQGYANATELADYLVAKGVPFREAHHIVGEVVVCAIEQGKAIEELPLSELQMFNSKIMIDVYDILSLQSCLDKRLAKGGVSQKQVAYAIVKAKEVLNMDK, from the coding sequence ATGGCACTCTGGGGTGGACGTTTTAGTCAGGAAGCTGATCAACGGTTTAAACAATTCAATGATTCACTGCGGTTTGATTTTCGACTGGCACAACAGGATATCTTTGGCTCAGTTGCTTGGTCTAAAGCGTTAGTCACAGTGGGCGTATTGTCGCAAGATGAACAAGCTCAACTTGAGCAAGCTTTAAATGAATTATCAGAAGAAGTAACCGCAAACCCGCAGTCTATTTTGCAAAGTGATGCAGAAGATATCCATAGCTGGGTTGAAAGTAAGCTTATTGCCAAAGTGGGTGATTTAGGTAAAAAATTACATACAGGTCGTAGCCGTAATGATCAGGTCGCAACAGACTTAAAATTATGGTGTAAAGAAGAAGTTATTCATCTTCGCCAAGCAATTGTTGAGCTACAAAAAGCCTTAGTTATCACCGCAGAACAAAATCAAAATGCAGTGATGCCGGGTTACACCCATTTACAGCGCGCTCAGCCTGTCACTTTTGCACATTGGTGTTTAGCATACAATGAAATGCTAGCCAGAGATGAAAGCCGCCTAGCAGATGCATTAAAACGTTTGGACGTCAGCCCGTTGGGATGTGGTGCGCTGGCAGGTACGGCTTATGATATCGATCGTGAACAATTAGCTGAATGGCTGGGATTTGCGAGTGCAACCAATAATAGTTTAGATAGCGTATCCGATCGTGATCATGTCTTAGAATTATTATCCTCTGCGGCTATTGGTATGGTTCACTTATCTCGTTTTGCAGAAGATCTTATTTTCTTTAATAGTGGCGAAGCGGGTTTTATTGAATTATCAGATAAAGTCACTTCCGGCTCTTCATTAATGCCACAAAAGAAAAACCCAGATGCACTAGAGCTTATCCGTGGGAAATGTGGACGAGTGCAAGGCGCGTTAACGGGTATGATGATGACCTTAAAAGGTCTGCCTCTTGCTTACAATAAAGATATGCAAGAAGACAAAGAAGGGCTATTTGACGCTATCGATACATGGTCTGATTGTTTGCACATGGCAACGCTTGTTCTTGATGGGCTACAAATCCGTCGTTCTCGTTGTGAAGAAGCCGCGAAACAAGGTTATGCTAACGCCACAGAACTGGCAGATTACCTTGTTGCGAAAGGTGTGCCATTTCGTGAAGCTCACCATATTGTGGGTGAAGTGGTGGTTTGCGCCATTGAGCAAGGTAAAGCGATTGAAGAACTTCCTCTTTCTGAATTACAGATGTTTAATAGTAAAATTATGATTGATGTGTACGATATTTTATCGCTTCAATCTTGTTTAGATAAACGTCTTGCAAAAGGGGGCGTTTCTCAAAAACAGGTCGCTTATGCGATAGTAAAAGCTAAAGAAGTTTTAAATATGGATAAATAA
- the oxyR gene encoding DNA-binding transcriptional regulator OxyR, whose amino-acid sequence MNIRDLEYLVALAEHKHFRRAADSCHVSQPTLSGQIRKLEDELGVMLLERTSRKVLFTQQGLLLVDQAKTVLREVKVLQEMASLQGESMAGPLHIGLIPTVGPYLLPHIIPELHKNYPKLEMYLHEAQTHSLLAQLDSGKLDCAILAMVKESAPFIEVPLFEEPMKLAIYEGHPWNERGSVRMGDLAGQRLLMLEDGHCLRDQALGFCFQAGAKEDTHFRATSLETLRNMVAAGSGITLLPDLSVPQEQKRDGVCYLECTDPNPSRSIILVYRPGSPLRNRYEQLAETIREHMTAFYAEKQSALK is encoded by the coding sequence ATGAATATCCGTGACTTGGAATATCTGGTGGCTCTAGCTGAGCATAAACATTTTCGTCGTGCGGCAGATTCTTGCCATGTGAGTCAGCCAACATTAAGTGGTCAAATTCGTAAACTTGAAGATGAACTCGGTGTAATGTTGCTTGAAAGAACTAGCCGTAAAGTTCTGTTTACGCAACAAGGTTTGTTGCTGGTGGATCAAGCGAAAACCGTTTTACGTGAAGTCAAAGTGCTGCAAGAAATGGCTTCATTGCAAGGCGAAAGTATGGCGGGACCTTTACATATTGGGCTTATCCCTACTGTTGGCCCTTATTTATTGCCCCATATCATTCCCGAATTACATAAAAACTACCCTAAGTTAGAGATGTATCTTCATGAAGCACAAACTCACAGCTTATTAGCGCAATTAGATAGCGGAAAACTCGATTGCGCAATTTTAGCAATGGTAAAAGAGAGTGCGCCGTTTATTGAAGTTCCTCTATTTGAAGAGCCAATGAAGTTAGCAATTTATGAAGGGCACCCATGGAATGAACGTGGATCTGTGCGGATGGGCGACTTAGCGGGTCAGCGTTTATTGATGTTAGAAGATGGGCACTGTTTACGTGATCAAGCGTTAGGGTTCTGCTTCCAAGCTGGTGCAAAAGAAGATACTCATTTTAGAGCAACGAGTTTAGAGACATTGCGTAATATGGTCGCTGCCGGTAGTGGAATAACCTTATTACCTGATTTATCAGTACCTCAAGAACAAAAACGTGATGGAGTTTGTTATCTAGAATGTACTGATCCCAATCCATCACGTTCTATTATTTTGGTTTATCGTCCCGGATCGCCTTTGCGTAATCGTTATGAACAGTTAGCAGAGACAATCCGTGAACATATGACCGCATTTTATGCAGAAAAACAGAGTGCATTAAAATAA
- the sthA gene encoding Si-specific NAD(P)(+) transhydrogenase has protein sequence MQHSHFDAIVIGSGPGGEGAAMGLVKQGKRVAVIERYNKVGGGCTHWGTIPSKALRHAVSRIIEFNQNPLYSDQSRLINSSFSQILRQASTVISQQTKMRQGFYERNNCTMYSGEAAFIDEHRISVRYPDGTCDILSADSFIIATGSRPYCPPDVDFSHSRIYNSDTILDLEHEPHHVIIYGAGVIGCEYASIFRGLRVKVDLINTRDHLLSFLDQEMSDALSYHFWNNGIVIRHNEEYESIEGVDDGVIVHLKSGKKVKADCLLYANGRTGNTDTLGLENVGIKTDSRGQVSVNAHYQTSCEHIYAVGDVIGYPSLASAAYDQGRIAALAITTGKSETHLIEDIPTGIYTIPEISSVGKTEQQLTAMKIPYEVGRSQFKHLARAQIAGMNVGSLKILFHRETKQILGIHCFGERAAEIIHIGQAIMEQKGEGNTIEYFVNTTFNYPTMAEAYRVAALNGLNRLF, from the coding sequence ATGCAACATTCTCATTTCGATGCAATTGTGATCGGTTCAGGTCCTGGTGGTGAAGGCGCGGCCATGGGGCTTGTTAAACAAGGAAAGCGCGTCGCAGTTATAGAACGTTATAACAAAGTCGGTGGGGGCTGTACTCACTGGGGAACCATTCCTTCAAAAGCCCTACGTCACGCAGTAAGCCGTATTATCGAATTTAATCAAAACCCGCTTTACAGTGACCAATCTCGCCTTATTAACTCCTCTTTCTCCCAAATACTTCGCCAAGCCAGCACCGTAATTAGTCAGCAGACTAAAATGCGTCAAGGTTTTTACGAGCGTAATAATTGTACGATGTATTCAGGTGAAGCTGCGTTTATTGACGAGCACAGGATCAGCGTGCGTTATCCTGATGGCACTTGCGATATTCTTTCTGCTGATAGTTTTATTATTGCAACAGGCTCTCGTCCTTATTGCCCGCCAGATGTTGATTTCTCTCATTCTCGTATTTATAACAGTGACACTATTCTCGATTTAGAGCATGAGCCTCACCATGTCATTATCTATGGTGCTGGTGTCATTGGTTGTGAATATGCCTCTATTTTTAGAGGATTAAGAGTGAAAGTAGACTTAATTAATACTCGTGATCACTTATTGTCTTTTCTGGATCAAGAGATGTCTGATGCGCTTTCTTATCACTTCTGGAATAACGGCATTGTGATCCGCCATAATGAAGAATATGAAAGCATTGAAGGTGTCGATGATGGTGTTATTGTTCACCTAAAATCAGGTAAAAAAGTCAAAGCAGATTGCCTACTTTATGCGAATGGTCGAACAGGAAATACTGACACACTGGGCTTAGAAAACGTCGGTATTAAAACAGATAGTCGTGGGCAAGTTTCTGTTAATGCGCACTACCAAACCAGTTGTGAACACATTTATGCAGTTGGTGATGTGATTGGTTATCCAAGTCTGGCTTCTGCCGCCTATGATCAAGGTCGAATTGCAGCGTTGGCAATTACAACTGGAAAATCAGAAACACATTTAATTGAAGATATTCCTACTGGGATCTATACCATTCCTGAAATTAGTTCTGTTGGTAAAACAGAGCAACAACTTACGGCAATGAAAATTCCGTATGAAGTGGGACGTTCTCAATTTAAACATCTGGCAAGAGCGCAAATTGCAGGTATGAATGTCGGAAGTTTGAAAATTCTCTTCCACCGTGAAACCAAGCAAATTTTAGGTATTCACTGCTTCGGTGAGCGTGCCGCTGAAATTATTCATATCGGTCAAGCGATTATGGAGCAAAAAGGTGAAGGCAATACTATCGAGTATTTCGTTAATACTACCTTCAACTATCCAACAATGGCAGAAGCCTATCGTGTTGCTGCACTTAATGGTTTAAACCGCTTATTTTAA
- the fabR gene encoding HTH-type transcriptional repressor FabR gives MSNNIGVRAKQKEKTRRSLIEAAFSQLSAERSFTSLSLREVAREAGIAPTSFYRHFKDVDELGLTMVDESGLMLRQLMRQARQRIAKGGSVIRTSVSTFMEFIGNNPNAFRLLLRERSGTSAEFRAAVAREIQHFIAELADYLEQESHMPRYFTEMQSEAMVTIVFSAGAEALDIDIEKRQQLEERLVLQLRMIAKGAYYWYRREQETQTPPQDNPEIKKKTHQKGDK, from the coding sequence GTGAGTAATAATATTGGCGTCAGAGCTAAACAAAAAGAAAAAACCCGTCGCTCTTTAATTGAAGCTGCTTTTAGCCAACTCAGTGCTGAACGTAGCTTTACAAGTCTAAGTTTACGAGAAGTGGCTAGAGAAGCGGGTATTGCACCTACTTCATTTTATCGTCATTTTAAAGATGTGGATGAACTTGGGCTTACCATGGTTGATGAAAGCGGATTGATGCTACGTCAATTAATGCGCCAAGCACGTCAACGTATTGCGAAAGGTGGCAGTGTTATCAGAACATCAGTGTCAACCTTTATGGAATTCATTGGCAATAATCCTAATGCATTTCGATTATTATTACGTGAGCGTTCTGGGACATCTGCCGAATTTCGTGCCGCAGTCGCACGAGAGATCCAACATTTTATTGCAGAACTGGCAGACTATCTTGAGCAAGAAAGTCATATGCCACGTTATTTTACAGAAATGCAATCTGAAGCAATGGTCACTATTGTATTTAGTGCAGGCGCAGAAGCACTGGATATTGATATTGAAAAGCGTCAACAATTAGAAGAAAGATTAGTTTTACAACTGCGTATGATTGCTAAAGGTGCTTATTATTGGTATCGACGTGAGCAAGAGACGCAAACACCTCCACAAGATAACCCGGAAATAAAGAAAAAAACGCATCAGAAAGGAGACAAATGA
- a CDS encoding YijD family membrane protein — translation MEQNRCEKSTLLLAAVIGVALHGTYSSFFNPLIESWSVFPLISLILAVYCLYQRYLNQPMTDGMPKLIFSFFLLGLFGYNAYTRTVNPEWGSNFFSSVCIVIVALWIYRQFKQRQRLRIQAEEAERASQAEQY, via the coding sequence ATGGAACAAAATCGCTGTGAAAAAAGCACGCTATTACTTGCCGCAGTCATTGGTGTCGCTTTACATGGTACTTATTCAAGCTTTTTTAACCCGCTTATTGAGTCGTGGTCAGTTTTCCCACTCATCAGTTTAATCTTGGCAGTTTACTGTTTATATCAGCGCTATTTAAATCAACCCATGACCGATGGTATGCCGAAGCTGATTTTTTCATTCTTTTTATTAGGCTTATTCGGTTATAACGCTTACACCAGAACCGTTAACCCTGAATGGGGTTCAAATTTCTTCTCTTCAGTTTGTATCGTTATTGTTGCGTTGTGGATTTATCGTCAGTTCAAACAGCGCCAACGCTTGCGTATACAGGCAGAAGAAGCTGAAAGAGCATCACAAGCAGAACAGTACTAG